The following is a genomic window from Deltaproteobacteria bacterium.
TGTTAACAAAATTTTCTTTAATCCGAGATAAGAACTATGAGTACAGTTCCATTGAAATCCGCACCACCACCAGATTGGAAAAGTGAAGCTGGTCCATTGAGGAAATTTCTTAATGATATCACTGTTACTGAAATCATGATCAATAGATTTGACAGAGTTTTTGTTGAAAGAAAGGGTGTTATCGAAGAAACAGACAGTCGATTTGATAACCCCGAACATTTAACTCGGTTTGTCCTTGCTATAGCGGTAAATGTGGGTCGTGAATTAAATAGGAAAAATCCCTTTCTCGATGCTCGATTGCCAGATGGATCGAGGGTGAATATTGTTATTCCTCCTGTTTGTTTAGAAAACCCCATGGTAACCATCAGGAAATTTTCGCCGATGATGATTAATTACAATAATTTAATGCATCAAGGGGCCTTTGACGAAAAAATTCTCTATTTTTTAAATCAAGCCGTCGTGGCTCGACAAAATATACTTATTTGTGGAGGAACAGGTTCTGGTAAGACAACGATTCTCAATTTATTAAGCCAATTTATTCCCACCAAAGAAAGAGTTATCACTATCGAAGACACGGTAGAGTTACAAATGTCCGTTAAAAATTTAGTCAGAATGGAATGCCGGTCTTTTCTGAACGATGCTCATTTAGAAATAAAAGATTTATTAAGAAATGCCTTAAGAATGCGCCCTGACCGATTAATTATAGGGGAGGTCAGGGGGAGTGAAGCTTTTGATATGTTAATTGCGATGAATACGGGCCATGAGGGAAGTATGAGCACGCTGCATTCGAATTCAGCCTTTGACTCCTTACGAAGAATTGAAGGTATGGTTTTGCGAGGGTCTCAGGATATTCCTATCTCGTCTATACGTGAAGATATTTCCAAGACAATTAACATTATTATTCAAACTGAAAGATATAGTGATGGAAGTCGAAGGATTTCGGAAATCGTTGAAGTTTTAGGAAGAAACGAGAATGAGTATTTGATCGAGAAAATTTTTGAATTTAGCAGTGTTACGGGTTTCAAATCACTGGGCTATATTCCTCGATTTGTGGTCAATAATAAAAACCAAAGAATTAAATTTAACCCTGAGTTTTTTGAGCCAAATCACAAAATTAAACTCAGTTAATAATGATTGCCCTGGCAACTTTAGATTATCGACTAAAAGAAATCAAAGAAGCTGGGCTGACAAGCATTTGCGAACCCGGTTTTTTGGGGAGCACTTTTGTTGAAAAATAAAAACCTAAAATTAAAGCTAACATCACAAAAAACCAAGAGCTTGGCTGAAGATATCGTAACATAATGCTTTTATCCTTTGCTCTGATTTTGTTTATAGATATGATAGTACTGCAACGCACTGATAATACTTAATACCGTTGAAAACCACAAGAAAATATATCCTATCCTTCCAAGCAGCAAAAAATGATCAGGGCTAAAGTAACTTGAAAACTCATTTTTGTAACTTTTTCCTAGCATAATAGCTGGAATAGAGGCCATCTGTACGCCTGTTTTCCATTTTCCAGAGCTTTTGGCAGCAATAACGACATTTTCAGTAGCGGCAGCCGCACGAATGCCTCCGATAAAAGTATCTCTTAGGGTCAGAATAATTACGAGGTAGGGATCAACGAAACCAACAGAGTTAAGATAAATCAGAATACTGATAACTAAAATTTTATCTGTTACTGGATCCAAAAATTTTCCAAGATTAGTAACCAAGTTCCATTTTCGAGCATAGTACCCATCAAAGTAATCAGTGATCGAAGCGGCGATAAATAGGATGGCGGCTAAAAAACTATAATAAAAAGAGTTTAAATAAAGAAAGAAAATAATAAAAGGGAGAATATAAACACGGCTGAGAGTTAACTGAATAGGTAATTTTTTTTTCCAAGATGGCATTAACACATTCCCCTCCCTCTCTTAAAATCTTTAGGACAGAGCTTCCAGTTTGTCATTTGAAAAAATAATTATGATAAAAAGTATAATTGGGGTAAAGGTTTTAAATGTTTCACATTCATCATAAAGTTCAGTTTTATGAAACCGATCAAATGGGAATAGTTCATCATTCTAACTATTTGCGATTTTGCGAAGAAGCGCGAGTCGCCTGGGCCCACAACCGAGGACTCATTGATTATCAAAAACCTCAAAGCGCAGCGCATTTTGCTGTTTTAGAAACTCAAGTGAAACATTTAAAGCCTGCTTT
Proteins encoded in this region:
- a CDS encoding CpaF family protein, which codes for MSTVPLKSAPPPDWKSEAGPLRKFLNDITVTEIMINRFDRVFVERKGVIEETDSRFDNPEHLTRFVLAIAVNVGRELNRKNPFLDARLPDGSRVNIVIPPVCLENPMVTIRKFSPMMINYNNLMHQGAFDEKILYFLNQAVVARQNILICGGTGSGKTTILNLLSQFIPTKERVITIEDTVELQMSVKNLVRMECRSFLNDAHLEIKDLLRNALRMRPDRLIIGEVRGSEAFDMLIAMNTGHEGSMSTLHSNSAFDSLRRIEGMVLRGSQDIPISSIREDISKTINIIIQTERYSDGSRRISEIVEVLGRNENEYLIEKIFEFSSVTGFKSLGYIPRFVVNNKNQRIKFNPEFFEPNHKIKLS
- the pgsA gene encoding CDP-diacylglycerol--glycerol-3-phosphate 3-phosphatidyltransferase codes for the protein MPSWKKKLPIQLTLSRVYILPFIIFFLYLNSFYYSFLAAILFIAASITDYFDGYYARKWNLVTNLGKFLDPVTDKILVISILIYLNSVGFVDPYLVIILTLRDTFIGGIRAAAATENVVIAAKSSGKWKTGVQMASIPAIMLGKSYKNEFSSYFSPDHFLLLGRIGYIFLWFSTVLSIISALQYYHIYKQNQSKG